The Methanothrix soehngenii GP6 genome has a window encoding:
- a CDS encoding DevR family CRISPR-associated autoregulator translates to MKINSISISGLLTLNMHALNNEGSEGNYLQTRMVEIVDEKGIAHSVNAISGDMFKHIQADHLYSLAREENISLCDGCSKDNPNRINVDSGFVQGFSEGAKDAEILDKLLEKCAGDDIEGILITQEIGKKKRAIGRKSIIEFGWAVGEPEKTKTESYFHVKFDQTERASGRGDESTGANIGQNIFHRPASSGRYAIILNADLCRIGFPWKTKKNQMQEASYPPPSDDLFWSGLFTEISSSARKRAFFRLLSLIP, encoded by the coding sequence ATGAAAATAAACTCTATAAGCATATCTGGACTATTAACCCTTAATATGCATGCATTAAATAATGAGGGCAGTGAAGGAAACTATCTCCAGACAAGGATGGTTGAAATAGTAGATGAAAAAGGAATCGCTCATTCGGTGAATGCCATCTCGGGAGACATGTTTAAACATATTCAGGCCGATCATCTATATTCCCTTGCACGTGAAGAAAACATATCCCTTTGCGATGGCTGCTCGAAGGACAATCCAAATAGAATAAATGTTGATAGTGGCTTTGTCCAAGGATTTTCCGAAGGAGCAAAAGATGCAGAAATTCTTGATAAATTATTGGAAAAATGTGCAGGAGATGACATCGAGGGAATTCTCATCACGCAGGAGATAGGAAAGAAAAAAAGAGCCATCGGCAGGAAATCGATAATAGAGTTCGGTTGGGCGGTTGGTGAGCCGGAGAAAACAAAAACCGAGTCTTATTTTCATGTCAAGTTTGATCAGACCGAGAGAGCCAGTGGAAGAGGAGATGAGAGTACTGGCGCCAACATAGGGCAAAATATTTTTCACAGGCCCGCGTCAAGCGGCAGATATGCAATAATCTTAAATGCCGATTTATGTCGAATAGGTTTCCCATGGAAAACCAAAAAAAATCAAATGCAAGAGGCTAGCTATCCACCTCCATCAGATGACCTTTTCTGGTCGGGCTTGTTCACAGAAATATCTTCAAGCGCTCGCAAGAGAGCCTTCTTCCGGCTACTATCGCTCATTCCATAA
- a CDS encoding IS110 family RNA-guided transposase, with protein MIICPYQAETYMKKRRERVCGADVHKDLIVATITGDEVPSIRENFGTTKSELDRFRNWLADNKCEQVAFEATGVYWIPIYDVLSRTIDTIVANPLQIKSIPNDKSDSKDSKRIATLCLNNQIKRSRVFSDEDRELRNLTRARSGYVKTRTQFKNRIHKYLSSNGIKLSSSMDDIFCKSGTHIIRGLAEDKPVEEILKGIPSGKIRKKQDEIRSALANELSETNRMLISDSLEIMDNVESKIEKTSLNILKKIQNKSKDLAIVMSIPGIAFISGSVILSEIGNYRDFQTPEQLAKWCGLNPGENESAGKKRKCGITKRGSKYIRVVLVEAAQTIANMKNTGLSRFYKRLSKKKEHNVAIVAVARKLICLIYHLLINQEFYQEVDCRKRKKGRNESCHEPSLKDEHLTDKVAAIVDAFYGMSDSSRKKALLRALEDISVNKPDQKRSSDGGG; from the coding sequence ATGATCATCTGCCCATATCAGGCAGAGACATATATGAAAAAACGAAGAGAAAGAGTTTGCGGTGCAGATGTCCATAAAGATCTGATCGTTGCCACAATAACTGGCGACGAAGTGCCGTCGATTCGAGAGAATTTTGGGACAACAAAATCCGAGCTTGATAGATTCAGAAACTGGCTTGCAGACAACAAATGCGAACAGGTTGCATTTGAAGCTACAGGAGTCTATTGGATCCCGATTTATGATGTTCTGAGCCGAACCATAGATACCATTGTTGCCAATCCGCTGCAGATAAAGTCCATTCCAAACGATAAATCAGATTCAAAAGATTCAAAGCGTATTGCAACTCTGTGCTTGAATAATCAAATCAAGAGATCTCGGGTTTTTTCCGATGAAGACCGAGAGCTCAGGAACCTAACGCGAGCCAGGTCAGGATATGTCAAGACACGAACTCAGTTCAAGAATCGGATACACAAATATCTCTCATCAAACGGCATTAAACTCAGCTCTTCTATGGACGACATATTCTGCAAATCAGGAACACATATCATAAGAGGTCTGGCTGAAGACAAGCCCGTCGAAGAGATCCTGAAAGGCATACCCTCCGGAAAGATCAGGAAAAAGCAAGACGAGATCAGATCAGCACTTGCCAATGAACTGAGCGAGACAAATCGAATGCTGATCAGCGATTCTCTTGAAATCATGGACAATGTCGAATCCAAAATAGAGAAGACAAGCCTAAACATTCTGAAAAAGATTCAAAATAAGAGCAAGGATCTGGCTATCGTTATGTCCATTCCTGGAATCGCATTTATCTCAGGTTCGGTCATCCTGTCAGAGATCGGAAATTACAGAGATTTTCAGACCCCTGAACAGCTGGCGAAATGGTGTGGCCTCAATCCTGGAGAAAATGAATCTGCCGGCAAAAAGAGGAAATGCGGGATCACAAAGCGCGGTTCCAAGTATATCCGAGTTGTACTTGTCGAGGCTGCCCAGACAATAGCTAATATGAAAAATACAGGGCTGTCCAGATTCTACAAGAGGCTGAGCAAAAAGAAGGAGCACAATGTGGCAATCGTTGCCGTAGCCAGGAAACTCATCTGTCTGATTTATCATCTTCTGATCAACCAGGAGTTCTATCAAGAGGTTGATTGCAGAAAGAGGAAAAAAGGTCGAAATGAGTCCTGCCATGAACCTTCTTTGAAGGATGAGCATCTGACGGATAAGGTAGCTGCAATTGTAGATGCCTTTTATGGAATGAGCGATAGTAGCCGGAAGAAGGCTCTCTTGCGAGCGCTTGAAGATATTTCTGTGAACAAGCCCGACCAGAAAAGGTCATCTGATGGAGGTGGATAG